Sequence from the Grus americana isolate bGruAme1 chromosome 11, bGruAme1.mat, whole genome shotgun sequence genome:
GGCACCCTTGGAAAAGCGACAGGGGAAGTCAGGCTCTAAATAAAGGTGGGGTTAGATAGTGTCAAGGGGATGGTACGTGGCCATATCTTGCGTTGTGGGTATGGTAACTTCTTCCAAAAGTTTGAAACTCGAGGTTTTCAATTTCCATTTAAGGGCACCAGATGCAGGAGAAAACCTTCAAGGCCGCGCTGTGCCAagggctttttcttccctgtaatTTGTAAAGATGATTGTCCATGGAGTCACTTGCCATATTCACATGAGCTGGAGTGGTGGATACTAAACAGCACAGGTTGTTGTTAGTTTTAAATAGCCTCCTACAGAAGTGCCTGGCTTATGCGTAGGGTGAAAAGTTGTGTGTTACTCTGTCGCGCGTTTCTTTTGATACCAGGAGGCTTTGTAAAACACTGGAACTTTAAATAAATTGGAACAAGTGGGTGAACGGCATAAATCATGTTTGAGAAGTAGTAATTTAAGAACCAGACTTTTAAAAGTTGTATTTAAcatctcttttttctgaaagacaggGTGTCTGTTTCCCTTTCCGCCCCTCACACGCAGGCACGGTTGCTTCAGCCCTGCTGGCATCATGCTCCGGCCCCAGTTCAcctcctccccgctccctcGTCCAAGCTGTCACCCACGTGAACGAGAAACGCCTCCTGCTCTTCACAAACACCCCGTGCGCTCTAATGGGTTGGTTTCGCTTGGTCTTGTCAGAGCGAAGACGTTTTGAGCGGCACGGTTCGGGGTTCCTCTACCTTTTTAGTAGGCGAATGAATTTTGGCGGCTCCTGGAGAGCCTTTGCCCTCCCGGCTCACCAGCGGGCAGGGAGCGGTGCGCGTGGGCTCTCCCCTAACACCGCTTATGTTTCCGCGCAGGCAGCCGGGAGACGGCGTTCACCTATGCGGTGAGCGCGGCCGGGGTGGTCAACGCCATGAGCCGTGCCTGCCGGGAGGGCGAGCTCTCCTCCTGCGGCTGCAGCCGAGCAGCGCGGCCCAAGGACTTGCCCCGGGACTGGCTTTGGGGCGGCTGCGGGGATAACATCGAATACGGATACCGCTTCGCCAAGGAGTTTGTTGACGCCCGGGAGCGCGAGAGGGTTTACCAGAGAGGCTCCTACGAGAGCGCCCGCATCATGATGAACCTGCACAACAATGAGGCCGGGAGAAGAGTAAGTGGCTGTGAAACAGCGTGTCCCTCTGTCCCCGTCCCTCCTTTGGGGGCAAGCCGTGCCTCGGCGGGGCACAGAGCAGTGCGGGGCGGTGACCACCCACCCCTACTTGTCTCCGTTTTGACGcacaaagcaagaaaacagcaaatacagGGTGTAGGTGGGTGGGGAGGGTATGAATTTGGGTTGCTTCTGGTTGTCTGACAGCCCTACTGCTTCCCCACGGGGGAGGACTGGGACCGAAGCGTGTTGTGTTTCCCTCCGTGTTGTTTCATTAAAAGTGCCCTGCTCGCTGTGGCTCCTCTGCAGAACAGAATTTTATTAGTTTGCATTTCCAACCAGGACAGTGTGTGTCAGAGGGAAGAGGGACACGCTGGGCTTCCCAGGCTGGAATTGTGCCGCAGGAttgttctgacttttttttttttttcccctgctttaaGAGGATGTGAAAAGCTCCTCCATATTATTAGAAAACATGGTCTTCTGTGGTTAAACATGTCTTTATGGTTTCTTTAATCTCAAAAATGCCTTAAATGAATGGGtgtaaacttttctttttttaatagtctgaATATGAAGAgccaaaatcattattttcctaGAGCTTGAAGTGCCAGAAATAGTCGGCTGGAGACTTTACACTTGTGTTCTAAGGTGAAGAAGGATGAAAGATAATTGAAAATTAATAGTATTTAAATGTGAGAGGCGGGTGTCTGAAAGCAATGGGCACGCCAATTTACTattagcaagaagaaaaatgacactTTCACAGTTGCTTACGGAGACTCGAGcagttttttccttcctcagcccCATCTTTGCAGTGCCATTTGGCAGCGTTGAGACTCTCTAACTGCTGGGTGGAAGTTGTCTACAGTATCATCTAATGTGTCAGACCCCAGGATTTTTGGGGAAGTGTCAACACTGACTCTTATTTCTATTTGTACAGGGCAAACGACTGATATTTCCCTGCCAAAGCTTTGTAAAGAGGATATTGCTATGTAGCTCTGTCTCCCACCCATAggtgtttgggggtttcttCTTGGATGAAGTCTCTCTTGCAGAGCAGTATTTGGGAtaggaggaggatgctgagccAAGAGTAGACAATCAGCTGCAGCCGAGCCAGGAGCAAGAGGAATCTTAACTCTTTCCCTAATTGCAGCCTCAAGCAGAGATCAATAGAGAGAGGAACTCAGATAGAAAATAAAGGGATGTTTTACATTTCTCAATGAAACAGCAAAATCCTTTGCTGGCGTGAGAGCGAATTCCTAAAATTCGAGCGCAGCCTGACTGATGCTGCTGTCTGGGCTGCGTCTGTGCTGCTGCGGCTGTCTCTGTGGCGGGGAGAGGCTGGCGAGAGcgctcccttcctcctccccgctaacgggggtgctgggggtgcacgtGTGTCTGCTCGCTCGCTCTTCCCTCCCAGCGTCTTGCAGGAGGGATGAGGATGCCGAGGCGAATATTGTGGAGGGGCAAGTGGGAATGTAACGGAGGGCAGGAGCCGAGGGGAATAAAAGCTTTCACAGCCATGCTGTTCTTTCATCatcccttctgctttctctccctGGCTTCTCCAGACTGTGTACAACCTGGCTGACGTGGCCTGTAAGTGCCACGGCGTCTCTGGTTCCTGTAGCCTGAAGACCTGTTGGCTGCAGCTTGCCGATTTCCGCAAGGTAGGCGATGCCCTGAAGGAGAAATACGATAGCGCTGCTGCCATGAAACTCAACAGCCGGGGCAAGCTGGTGCAAGTGAACAGCCGCTTCAACGCACCCACCATCCACGACCTGGTCTACATCGATCCCAGCCCTGACTACTGCGTGCGCAACGAGAGCACCGGGTCCCTGGGCACCCAGGGCCGCCTTTGCAATAAGACCTCGGAGGGCATGGACGGCTGCGAACTCATGTGCTGCGGCCGGGGGTACGACCAGTTCAAGACGGTGCAGCGAGAGCGCTGCCACTGCAAGTTCCACTGGTGCTGCTATGTGAAATGCAAGTTGTGCACAGAGATCGTGGACCAGTTTGTGTGCAAATAGGGGACGGACGAGGTGGGAGGAACTGCAGCCACCTGCCAGCAAGGGGTGCAGGCCCCTCTCCTTTTCCACAGGACTATCTCCACTTTATTTATAGAGTCCAACGAgttgtcttcattttaaaaaaaaaaaaaaaaaaaaggtaggggaaggggaaaaaaaaaaagaaagaaaaaagaaaaatataaaggttGCAAAGAGAAGTGCCTGGAAACCCTCTCTGCGTCCATCCCAGAACTGTGTGCGGCTTATATTTTTGGCAATAATGGGGGAGAACttgagaatatttattttacaaagtaaaaaaaaaaaaaaaaagttgacttttcttaaaaacaataGAGTAGCTTGAGGGGAAAATCCAACATATCCTAATTTAGTCCCATGGGATGTAATACACGTGCAGTAGGCAGAGCAACCATGTAACGTGCTTGGGATGTTAGAACAATCCTTATGGATGTGAGGAACACACAGACCTGTCCGTGACTTTTAGTTTCAGACGCTAGAAGTTATCAGAATAGGGTATATAAAGCTGTTCAGTACGTTTAGGGCTCTGTAAATAAGGGGTACATTCATCATGAAGTGCGGTGTCAGTTGCAAATCTTAAGTACGCAATGTCATTGGAAGGTAAAGAGCAAAGGGATCGTAAAGGCTTCAACTGCGCTATTCCTGAGTCACCGTGCCTGCTTCCAGAACCgaacaagaccaaaaaaaagaaaaaaaaaaaatctgccttgaTGAATAATAAAGGTATTCTTCAAGGTAGCATTCGGCCTTATTAGCTAATCGTGACGTCCGCGTGTCTCATCTTGCAGAGCAGTGCTTCGCTCCTAGCGAGTGTGGAGAGCAGCCGAGGTGCAGACTGCATGGAGCGCTGTAGCTGGGCGGAGGGGAGCTGCATGCTTGCAAACAGTTTTGGTCTCCCAGCCTGGAAAGCCCATAGAAAACAGAATTCCTCAAATttgaaaatgccttaaaaacaGTGTAATAGCTGGCTGTCTTTCAAAACACAGCTTGACAAATAACTCCTCTAATTTTAtgtgagaaaataaatcattagaTGGCCACTCTTGGAatgattgatttttatttttttcgCAGATTTTGGGAACGCTTTCACTCAAGGAGACAAtagtttcatattttaataacattaacTGACTATTATAGTTCAATGAAATGTTGCAGCAATACCAAATTTATCATCCTATGTCTTTAATACACATGCTTTAGATAATATATTGCAGATATACACTACAACTGTTCAGCCTATACTTGAGCAGTAACATATATATGGGAGAACTGTGGTCTGCTGGTGTCTgatatttcaaagctttttgtacatatatattttaatgatttaaggaataataataaaatgtctAAATTACAGGGGCAGTTCAtccctcattttctttttcagatctCTTCAGGTTTTTAGATTGATTCTAAccttttggtggtttgttgggttttttttttaaatttttttttaaaagcttttatcaTTCAAAAGTTTTAAGGATAATCACAAAGGAATAAGCCTCCTCCCAGCGTTAGGACTTTCTTGGGTGGTTGGTAGAGGCAGCACCCTGCACTTGAACTGATACTGGTCTGGAGATCGCTTCTGTTCCACTCTGACGTTAAGGGCATTATTGATTATTGCTGAAAGGAGACACCTTCCAACTCTAAAACGTGCTGCATTTGGCCCTTGCTTTTCAGGTTTTGCGATGGAAATTGTTTTTTGTTGGACAACATGCGTTCCCCCCGATGCTGTGTAGTCAGACAGGATTTCACCATTGGTTCAGGTGCCTCTTTCCAACTCAGTCCCATCCAACGAGctaaagaaaatggttttgcaaATACCAAGTGAGGAAAATCTTTCACTTTAGCCTGGTTGTACTAAAGCCTTAACTTTTCATGAGCCTTTAAGCTGTATCGTTAAGTTCATCTTGATCATTTATCAGCTTCTTAAATGGCGCTTTATTGCTCTTAATTTATTGTACAAGGACATATTTACCCCTCATCTTCAGATGTTTGCAAAGAATAAAgtaagataaataaataaagcactAATTCATCGAATATGTCACTTTGGTTTTTATTGTACAAAAACCacgataattttttttttcatttgctgaatCACCTCATGTTCCTTTTTAGTGACTTTTGTCTGAGCAGAACTGAATCTCATGATCCTAGCTATTAAAACactatttaatgtaaaatattttact
This genomic interval carries:
- the WNT5A gene encoding protein Wnt-5a isoform X2, with the translated sequence MASQYLIVALAIFSSFTQVVIEASSWWSLGMNPMNPMNPVQMSEVYIIGAQPLCSQLAGLSQGQKKLCQLYQDHMQFIGEGAKTGIKECQYQFRHRRWNCSTVDNNSVFGRVMQIGSRETAFTYAVSAAGVVNAMSRACREGELSSCGCSRAARPKDLPRDWLWGGCGDNIEYGYRFAKEFVDARERERVYQRGSYESARIMMNLHNNEAGRRTVYNLADVACKCHGVSGSCSLKTCWLQLADFRKVGDALKEKYDSAAAMKLNSRGKLVQVNSRFNAPTIHDLVYIDPSPDYCVRNESTGSLGTQGRLCNKTSEGMDGCELMCCGRGYDQFKTVQRERCHCKFHWCCYVKCKLCTEIVDQFVCK
- the WNT5A gene encoding protein Wnt-5a isoform X1; this encodes MEKSTAVLIQGGALGTVGSTMASQYLIVALAIFSSFTQVVIEASSWWSLGMNPMNPMNPVQMSEVYIIGAQPLCSQLAGLSQGQKKLCQLYQDHMQFIGEGAKTGIKECQYQFRHRRWNCSTVDNNSVFGRVMQIGSRETAFTYAVSAAGVVNAMSRACREGELSSCGCSRAARPKDLPRDWLWGGCGDNIEYGYRFAKEFVDARERERVYQRGSYESARIMMNLHNNEAGRRTVYNLADVACKCHGVSGSCSLKTCWLQLADFRKVGDALKEKYDSAAAMKLNSRGKLVQVNSRFNAPTIHDLVYIDPSPDYCVRNESTGSLGTQGRLCNKTSEGMDGCELMCCGRGYDQFKTVQRERCHCKFHWCCYVKCKLCTEIVDQFVCK